The nucleotide window TCGTAATCAGAAAAGATATTGAAAAGGATTTCCGTGAACGTCTTTTTGACCGTGTAGCCAGAAATTTTGATGCGGAATATGTTTTTCAGTCAAAAGATTCTCTTCTGAATGATGAGGAACTTTCCAGATGTGCTGAACGTACGAAGCCGTGGGGAACGGTACACGCAGTGCTGTGCGCTCAGGATGCGGTAAAGACACCTTTTGCTGTAATAAACAGTGATGATTATTACGGAAAGGAAGCTTTTAAAACTCTTGCAGGACATCTTTCGTCTATAAAATCAGATTCAACGGAACATGCAATGGTCGGTTATGTACTCGGCAATACCATGAGCCGCAGCGGATCTGTAAGCCGCGGTGTCTGTACCGTAAAAGACGGTTTCCTGGATTCTATTGTAGAGAATACTAAAATATCCTACAAAGGAGACGGCATTGTAAGTGAAATTGACGGAAAGGAAATTCCTCTTACCGGTAAAGAATGGGTCAGCATGAATCTTTTTGGCTTTTCCCTTAAGGCATTTGAAGAATTCAATGTTTATTGGGATGAATTCAAAAAGACTTCACTGGGAGAGGCAAAGAAAGAAGCCCTGCTTCCTGTTGCAGCCAGTGATATTGTCAGGCATGGTCATGGTACCGTAAAGTTTTATACTTCACCTGAAAAGTGGTTCGGAATGACTTATCCTGAAGACCGCCAGATAGTCCGTGATGAAATCGCAGAAAAGATAAAGTGCGGTTATTATCCGTCAGTACTCTGGCAGAAGTAAAAATATAATTGAGGGGAATCTGTATGCTTAAACTTGAGGCTATAAAATCCGAAAAAATATGGGGATACGAACTTTGGTTTGCATCTACGCATCCTAATGGATGTCAGGAAGATTTTAAATCTTTTGCCGGCGGAGATTATCCGCTTCTCGGAAAAATAATTCAGGCTGATGACAGTCTGAGTATACAGGTTCATCCTGATGATGAAAAAGCGGCTCTTTATGAAAACTGTCGTGGAAAAACTGAGTGCTGGTATGTTCTGGATGCACAGCCGGATGCTCGTCTTATTTATGGACTGAAGAAAGATTATCCTCCGGAAGAGCTTAAGTTTGCCATTAAAGGCGGCACTCTTGAATCTTACCTTAATTATGTTCCTGTAAAAAAGGGAGATTTCATTTTCATTCCTTCTGGTACGGTTCATGCAATCGGAAAAGGGATGAGGCTTCTTGAAATCCAGCAGTCCAGTGATGTTACCTACAGGCTTTATGATTTTAACAGGGGACGCGAATGTCATGTAGAAAAAGGCATTGCCTGCATTAAGAATGACGGTCTTTTGCCTCCGGGCCCTTTTGCCGGGTCTTTCCGCTGTCCTTACTTCTTACTGGAAAAGCTTTGCGTGTCAGGTTCGTATGATATAAGGTCATGCGGAAAGAATACTTCTCCTTCAGATGTAATGCTGTGCTTTATTCTTGACGGACAGGGAAGTGTAAACGGGGTTTCTTTTGCTGCTGAAGATGCCTTTGCTTTTTCTCCGGAAGAAGACCTTCATTTTGAGGGTGACTTTACGTTCATGAAAATTACCTGTCTTGCAGAATGAATTAATCGCGTAAAAATTTGTCTTTTTGCCATATTTTCAGTATATTGAAAGTATGAGTAAAAAAGATAAGTTAACAGATAACGAAGACTTAAGTATAAGTGATTCAACGACTTTAATGCCACAGGAAATGAATCTCCCGGATAAGCTCTGCCTGCTTCCGTTGGGAGGAATTCCTATTTTTCCGGGAATTTTTACTCCTTTTATGGTAAACAGCAATGATGATATAAAAACTATAGAAGAAGCTTACAAGGGGGATGGCTATGTAGGATTTGTACTTCTTAAAGAAGATAAGAAGAATCCTTCTGCAGCGGACCTTTACAAGGTTGGTACGGCTGCACGGATAATAAAAAAGACAAATCTTCCGGATGGTGCCGTTAATCTTTTTGTATCAACTATTATCAGGTTCAGAATAAAGAAAATTCTTTCTTCAGAAAGTCCGATGGTTGCTGCCGTTGAGTACCTTCCTGATACAGGTGAAAACTCTTTTGAAGTAAAAGCCCTTACAAGAGCCCTTATAAGTGAAATGCGTGAAATTGGTGAGGCTAATGCCCTCGTCAGCGAAGAAATGCGCATGAATCTGAATAATATAAATCATCCGGGTAAAATTGCAGATTTCATTACCTCTATTCTTAATATCGAGAAAACAGAACAGCAGAAGATTCTTGAAACTGTTGATGTCAGAAAGAGAATGGAAAAGGTTCTGGTGTTTATAAAGAAAGAACAGGAAATTCTCCGGGTTCAGAAAAAGATTCAGACAGAGCTTAATGAAAAAATAGAAAAAAATCAGCGGGAATATTTTCTCCGGGAAGAAATGAAGAGTATTCAGGAAGAGCTTGGAGTTGGCAATTCCCATGCCGGTGAATACCAGAAGTTCAAGTCAAAGATTGATTCCTTTAAGTTTGAGGGAGAAATAAAAGAAACTCTGGATAGTGAACTTGATAAATTCCAGATGATGGATTCTCATGATCCTGATTACAATAATATTCGTTCTTATCTTGAACTTGTATGTTCCCTTCCGTGGAATGATGAACCGGTGGAAGATTATAATATCGAAAACGCAGAAAAAATTCTTGAAAAAGATCATTACGGACTTGAAGATGTAAAGAAAAGGATTCTTGAATATCTTGCCGTACGTAAGTTAAAGAATGACGGTAAGGGTGCAGTACTTATTCTTTGTGGTCCTCCTGGAGTTGGCAAGACAAGTGTTGGTCGTTCCATTGCCAATTGTATGAATAAGCCGTTTTATCGTTTCAGTGTTGGTGGTGAGCATGACCAGGCAAAAATAAAGGGATTTCTCCGGACATATATTGGAGCTCAGCCTGGACAGATAATTGAAGGATTAAAACTTTCAAAAACAAAGGCTCCGGTTTTCATGATTGATGAAGTTGATAAAATGAATGCTTCAAATCAGGGAGATCCGAGTGCCGCTCTTCTGGAAGTTCTTGATCCGGAACAGAATGTTACGTTCAGAGACACTTACCTCGGTTTGCCGTTTGATTTAAGCAGCGTATTCTTCATACTTACTGCAAATACTCTTGATACTATTCCTCAGCCTTTACTTGACCGTGCAGAAATAATAGAACTTTCCGGGTATATCGATCAGGAAAAAACTGAGATTGCAAAGAAGTATCTTCTTCCTAAAATTCTTGTAAAAGACGGATTTGCAAAGAATCAGGTTAAGTTTACGAAGGAAGCATATTCTTTAATTGCAAGGGAATATGCAAGGGAAGCCGGTGTCCGTAATTATGAGAAATGTATGGATAAAATTCTCCGTAAGATTGTTCTTGAACAGAGTCAGAAGTTTAAGGATTCAAAAAAATCCCTGAAGGAAAACCTGGCAGGAAATACTTTTATTATCGGAGAGCCTGAAGTAAGAAAGTATTTAGGTAAAAGTGTATTTGATGAAAGTCAGATAAAGAAAGCTGATATACCGGGTACTGCAATAGGACTTGCCTGGACAAGTATGGGCGGGGACACTCTTCTTCTTGAGAGCATTGCATACAGATCAGAAAAAGGCGGACTTCAGCTTACGGGACAGATGGGTGACGTAATGAAAGAAAGTGCCCAGATTGCCCTTAACTGGTCAAAGCAGTATGCCATTGCTAAAGGAATAAAAGACAGTTCCTGGTTTGAGGAAAATACGATTCATCTTCACATACCGGAGGGAGCAACTCCAAAAGACGGCCCTAGTGCAGGCATAACGATGGCTACGACTTTTATTTCTTTAATGAAAGGAAAGAAAATTAAGCCGAATCTTGCAATGACTGGAGAACTTTCACTTACCGGACAGGTTTTACCAATAGGCGGGCTTCGTGAAAAAACAGTTGCTGCAAAACGCAATCATATAAAAACAATCCTGATTCCTAAAGCAAATGAAAGGGATCTTGATGAAATCCCTGCACATGTAAAGAACGGTATTCGTTTTATTCCTGTAAGCAGGGTAGAAGAAGTAATAGATTTTGTATTCTAAATAAAAAAAATCCCCGGTTTTGACCGCAGACAGCCAGCTGCTGTATGGTTCAAAACCGGGGTTTTATTTTTTTGTTTATTTTTTTATTTTCCTGTGTTGAGGAAGTTCTGTGTAAAGTAGCGGTCAGGAATTTTTGTTGTTGTATCAACATTCTTTATTTCAAGAGTTGTAGAGTGTCCTGTCTGTACGTTTTCCATTTTATCATCCATTGGAATATAGAAATCGCCAACCTTTTCAATTCTTGAAACTGTAAGTTTTTTTACAAGCTTGTTGTTTTTGTCATAAAGTTCAGTGTAAACAGGGTAGTATATTTTCTCAGCTTCATCTACGTGATAAATCCATGCCTTCCTGTAACTGTACTGACTTGATTTCTTGTCTTTTGGAGTCATGATTACAACGTCACAGTTTTTGTAGCCGTTTTTGTCTTCTGTAGTAATGTATTCATGATAGTCTTCATCAAATTCACGGGTAGAAAGATCATCGTATGTTGCATCAGTTCCCATAAAGGATTTTGAACCTTCACTTGCATTTACACGGCGGGTGCTTTTGAGTGAAGGAAGATAGATGAATTTATCATCGTCTGCATTTTCTTTTTCAATCTGAAGAAAGCGGGTATCCTTTACGCTTGCAGGAGAAAGGAACATCATAACAACAGAAGACTGTCCGTCTTTGTCGCGGCCATATTCTCTTACGGCACGTGTTTCTTTTTTTCCGTTTTTATCTGTAAGAGTCATTATGACGTTCGAAGTAGAAAAATCTGGTTTCTTAAAATCACGTACGATGCGCATGATTTCATCACCTTTTTCGTTGCTTTTTCCAGTTCCCTGTGCAAATGTCATGGAACCGGCTGCAAGAAGTGCAAGTGTCAGAACTGTAATTTTAGATGTCATTTTCATATTTGTTCTCCTTATAAAAGTTTTATTTGTTCAGACGGAACATACTGTTCCGTCTGATGTATACGTTTATATAATTAAACCTTTAAACCTGATTACTGTTACATTTATGCAACGGTTTATTCAGATTTTTTTTCTGCAGGTCTGATGAATTTCGGATCAAGCAGATTAAGTATTCCAGGAATGATTGTCATTGCAAGGAAGCTTGATGTAAACATTACCAGTGCAACAAGTACACCGATGTAACGGAGTACCACAAACTTTGAAAGACAGAGTACGAGGAATCCGAATCCTACGGCGAGGGCGTTTGTAACAATACCGTGACCGCTTTTTGTAAATGTCTGCTTTGTTACGTATTCAATGTCATCAGATTTTGACCTTTCTTCCTTGTATGTAGAGAGGAAGTGAATTGTGTAGTCAATTCCTACTCCGACTGCAAGGGAAGCGATGATGCTTGTTACAAGGTCAAGGTTGATTCCTGCAAATCCCATTATCATGTAGTTGAGGAGAATTGCAAATGCAAGTGGAATTGCTCCGAGAAGTCCTGCCCATCCAGATTTAAAGGAGATTGTAATGATGATGAATACTGAGATCAGTGAAAGTGCAAGTGAAGAAATCTGACTTTCAACAATCATGTCTGTCATAACAACTTCCATATCTGAAGAACCTGTTGATTCAAGTGTATATCCTTCAGGGAAGTGTTTTGCAGCATATTCTTTTGCATCATTGATTACTGATTCAACGGCATCTGTTGTATGAACGCGAAGCTGACAGGTTATGCGCATAATCTGAGGCTGTGAAGTGCTGTCAATGAAACGGCTGATGGATGCAGAACCGCTGAGTATTGAATCAAGATAATTTGCAACGATTCCTGAAAGTGCTTCTCTTGTATCCTGCGGATATTTTTCAGGATCATATGGAATTTCATAATATGCAGTTCCGTTAAAGTTTGTGTCTTTCATGAGAATGTCGACAATTCCTTCAACAGTTGCGTATTTTCCTCCTGCCTCAATATAGGCATGGTTGAATTTTTCAAGAAGTTCCTGTGTTGTAAGTGTAGATGCAAGTTTTTCCCTGTATGCTTCACCGGCTTCATCTTCCTGGGCTTCAGGTGCATTCCATACCTGGTTTACGCGTTTGATGAACGTCGGAAGTGCTACGATTTTTCCGATACCCTTGTGTTTTGCAAGAAGGTAGGCATTCATGTCATCTACGGCTTTAAGTATTTCCGGGTTAGTAATGCTTGTTGAGGCTGTTACAGGGGCTGCTTCTTCTTCGATTGCCGCATCAAAGTCGAAGTCATCAAAATTGAAATCTTCTTCTGAAGTATCAGCGTCAAAATTAAAGTCATCAAAGTTAAATTCTTCTTCAGCAGTTTCATCGGATGTATTTTCAGTTTCAGCGGAAGCTTCATAGTTACGTGCGTCCGGAGAAATAACGTTAAAGAAGATACTGTTTGTTCCGGCAAAACGTTCGTCGATGTAATCAATGTCTTTTCTGAACTGGCAGTCTTCAGGGAAGTAGTTTATAAGTGCTGTATCAATCTTAAGGAGTCTGAATCCTGTAATGCTGAATACTATAATTGCTGCACTTGTAATTATAAGACGGATTTTTGTTCCGCAGAAGAAACGGTAAATGAGGTATAAGGTATTTCCGCTTGCTTCGTCAACAGATTTTCCGCCTCTTCTTGCAAGCTGATATTCAATTTTTGCACGAACTTTTGCAGCACGTTTTCTTACTTTCTCGGAAAGTGAATTTTCATTTTTCTGTCCGATTTTTCTGTAGTCTTTTACAAGAAGAATTGCCGGAATGAAAGTTACTGAAAGTAAGAGGGAAATTCCGACACCTACAGCTGTAAATATTGCAAAGCTGTGAAGAGGTTCAATAGGACTTGTTACAAGAGAAATGAAACCTACTACTGTTGTAATTCCTGCAAGGATAACAGCTTTCCATACATCTCTAAGGCCTTCAAATACGCATTCTCTGTATGTTTCTGCAGTAAGTTCATTTCCGGCATTTTTTACGGCAATGTAGTAGTGGGTAAGAACGTGAATTCCGTATGCAGAACCTACAGCAATAAGGGCAACTGGAATTACGCTTGAAACAAGAGTGAAGGTTATTCCGAAAAGTCCCATGAGTCCGCAGGATATTGCGGTTGCCATAACTACAGTAATCAAAGGAAGTAATGTTCCTTCGACAGTCTTAAAGCTCAGGTAAAGTGAGATGAGTACTACGACAATTACCAGTGGAATGAGGCCGAGAAGGTCTGCCGTCATGAATTTTCTTGAATTTTCAGAAAGAACAGGTTCTCCGACGAGCTTGTATTTTACGTTGTGACCGCTGCATTCTTCTTCTACAATTTTACGGATTGCCGTAAGTGTGTTCTGCTGCCTTACTGAATCAGAATTGCAGGCTGCATAGTATGATTTTGCATTTTCGTAAGCTTCTTCTGCTGCCTTAAGTTCGTCAGTGTTTTTTGAAGCCTTTGCTTTTTTCAGATTCTTTTTTGCTTCTTCCAGCTGTACGGATGGAGCATTGATTGTATCTTCCAGATTTTTTTCTGCAGTTTTTATTTCATCAGGATCACCGGATTCTTTTGCACTTTCAAGGGCACGTTTTGCACTTTCGATGTCATTTTCATAAGTGCTTGTAGTTTTCAGCGTAATCTGAAGCTGGGCTGCAGTATTGTTGTCATTTATGATTACACGGTTGTACATGTCGTCCCATTCAGTAAGGCGTGATTTAAGTTCACTGATACCTTCCTGACCGGCAATATAGTTTCCGTTATCATCAAAATATTCAGGAGGAATAAGCTGTGACGGAGAAATTGCTCCGTATTCATCTGCGCACAGATAATCAATATGGGTAAGTGAGTCTACGCTTTTTTCAGAAGGATTTATTTTTGATGTATCAACTTCAGAAAGAAGAGAAACTCTGTCTGTTATTTTTTTTATGATGGAAAGGTATTCCGGTGTAAGGATGGTACCTGAATCTGCTTCAATGCTTGCACCGATGGCGAGCATGCTTCCGAATTTGTCTTCCGTGTCTGTAAGTCTTGTGTAGGCTTCATTTTTCTGCGGGAAGAATTGTCTCATTGAGTTTTCAAGTTTCAGATCCTTAAGGAAGAATCCGAAAAATCCTGTCAGAATGAGGCAGGTGATGATGATAAACCACGGGTGCTTAAAAAAAGCCTTTACGAATTTCATCTTAAAAATACCTCGCTTTTTGTATTATATCCGTTCAAAAACTTGAACCATTACCAATATGATAATCAATTAAAATAAAATGTCAAATGTAATCATGAAAATTTTACCTTAAACTATTAAAAATTATTATTAATTTCTTATATTATAAAGAATTAAAAATATAAAAAAATCTTAAGGTTTAACGGTTTAAGTGTCTAACAGTTTAATTATTTGAACGAAATGTTGACAAAAACGCATGTTAGGTCATATATTAGGACTATGAATAAGAAAGAGTTTAAGCGGCTGCAGGGAATGTTCTTGAAGTGCTCGCCGTTATTTGTTGCACTTGGGGACGTTATACGGCAGAAAATTATGCTGGAAGTAGCGGAGTCTGGTTTTGACGGAATAAACGTTACGGAACTTGCTTCCAGATTTAAGCTTTCCCGTCCGGCTGTTTCTCATCATCTTAAGGTTCTCAAGGACAGCGGTCTGCTTGTTTCCGTAAAAAAAAGGACTCAGATATTTTACCGTGCAGAATTCAAGAAGAACCTTAAAACCGTAGATAATCTCATACATTCCGTTCTCGAAGTTGTAGAGGCAGAAGAGAAGCTTCGTCTTGAAAACAGCTGATATGTTCTGATTTTTGATGCTGTTCCGTTTCTGTCCTGATGCTTGAAATTTTAAGTTTTTTAACATTTAATTGTGTCTATGAACAGAATAAATAAAGTCCCTGAAGGTCAGGAAAAAATCGTAATTCAGGGTGCAAGGGAACATAATCTTAAAAACATAAATGTAGAACTTCCAAGAAATCGTCTTGTCGTAATAAGCGGACTTTCAGGGAGCGGTAAATCTTCACTGGCATTTGATACTCTTTTTGCTGAGGGACAGAGACGCTATATGGAGAGCCTGTCTTCTTATGCCCGTCAGTTTTTAGGAAGAATGGATAAACCGGACGTTGATATGATTTCCGGGCTTTCTCCTGCAATTTCAATTGAACAGAAATCGACAAATAAAAATCCGAGATCAACTGTAGGAACAGTAACTGAAATATATGATTATTACAGGCTTCTGTATGCAAGAATAGGTAAGGCTCACTGTCCTCAGTGCGGCCGTGAAATTAACGAGCAGTCCGTTGATCAGATTATAGACACGATCCTCAGCTGGAATGAGGGTACTAAACTGACTCTTCTGGCTCCTGTCATTCGCGGTAAGAAGGGTGAACATGTAAAAGTTATTGAAGATGCAAAAAAATCAGGTTTTGTTCGTGCCAGAATTGACGGACTTATGGTAGAACTTGAGGATTCTATTAAGCTTGATAAGCAGAAGAAGCACACGATAGAAATAGTAGTTGACCGTATAGTCCTGAAGCCTGAAATTCGCAGGAGGCTTGCCGATTCTGTAGAAACAGCCCTTAATGCTGCAAACGGAATCCTCATAGTTCTCCGCAGGGTAAATAAGGACGAGGAAGCTTATTCTGAAGTTGCTGCTGCCCTGGATGCAAAAGGAACTCCTTATGACAGGGATGCGGCCTTTATTGAACAGGAAGTTTTCTTCAGTCAGAAAAATGCCTGTCCGGACTGCGGAATTTCCATTCCTGAACTCCAGCCCCGTCTTTTCAGTTTTAACAATCCTTTCGGAGCCTGTCCGGACTGTACCGGTATAGGTGAAAAAATGGAATGGAACGAAAAACTGATTGTTCCTGATAAGAATCTTTCGTTTAATGAAGGCGGAATTGCATTTTATAATCCTGACAGCGCATGGAACAGAAGTATCTTTGAAGCAGTAGCAGAGGAAGGTGGTTTTTCCCTTGATACTCCTTTAAATAAACTTACAAAAAAACAGTATGACTATCTCTGGAATGGCGATGAAAACAGGATTCTTCACTGGGTTTATCAGAAACAGAGCGGTGAAGGGTATTCTGAATATAAAAGACCATGGCTCGGTGTCATGTCAGATATGAAAAGAAGGTATGCTGAAGCCTGGGGAGAAAGCCAGCGGGAACGCATGCAGGAAAAATACATGTCCGTTTCTGAATGCAGAAGTTGTCATGGAAAGAAACTTCGTCCGGAAGCTCTCAGTGTTACGGTTGGAGGAAAAAATATCTGGGATCTTACGGAACTTTCTGTCCTTGAAACAATTGATTTTTTTAAGAATCTTAAGCTTTCGGAAACAGAACAGAAAATCGCCGCGCAGATATTAAAGGAAATAAATGCAAGACTCAGTTTCCTTAAAAATGTGGGACTGGAATACCTTACGCTTCACAGAAGTGCATCAACTCTTTCAGGAGGAGAAGCCCAGCGTATCAGGCTTTCAACGCAGATCGGTTCAGGACTTACCGGTGTAATGTATATTCTTGATGAACCGTCTATCGGACTTCATCAGCGTGATAATGAACGCCTTATAAAGTCTCTTACATATCTTCGTGATCTTGGCAATACAGTTGTTGTGGTAGAGCATGATGAACAGACGATGCTTACTGCAGACTGGCTTATAGATATTGGACCTGGAGCTGGAGTTCATGGTGGAAAAATAATGGCGAGCGGGACTCCGTCTCAGGTAATGCAGGTAGAGGATTCTGTTACCGGGAAATATCTTGCGGGCAAAATAAGGATGCGTATTCCTTCTGAGAGGAGAAAAGGAAACGGTAATTTTGTAAAGATTCATGGAGTCAGGGAACATAATTTAAAAAATATCGATGTTGATATTCCATTGGGAACGTTTACCTGCATAACAGGTGTTTCCGGAAGCGGTAAGTCAACGCTGCTTACTGATGTTTTTTATCCGGCTGCGAGCAATGCTGTAATGAGGACAGAATATGAAGTTGGAGAATATAAGAGCATAACAGGACTGGAAAATATTGATAAAGTAATAAGCATTGATCAGACTCCGATTGGAAGGACCCCCCGTTCCAATCCGGTGACATATATAGGCGTTTTTGACAGAATCCGTGAACTTTTTGCAAGCTTACCGGAAGCAAAAGCAAAAGGGTATAAGTCAGGAAGATTCAGTTTTAATGTAAAGGGCGGACGCTGTGAGAACTGTGAAGGTGCCGGAACGATAACTATTGAAATGAATTTCTTGCCTGATGTTTTCATTCAGTGTGATGTATGTCATGGAAGGCGTTTTAATCAGGAGACTCTGGATGTTACTTATAAGGGTAAGACAATAAGTGATGTTCTTGATATGACTATAGAAGAAGCAGCTGATTTTTTTGCAGGAATTCCGCATATTGCAAGAAAACTTGAAACCTTAAAAAATGTCGGGCTGGGATACATACAGCTTGGACAGAATGCGCTTACTCTTTCAGGGGGTGAAGCTCAGAGGGTAAAACTTGCCTCTGAATTGTGCAGACCGTCAACTGGAAAAACCCTGTATATATTGGACGAACCTACTACAGGACTTCATTTTGCAGACATAATGCAGCTTATGGTTGTAATACAGCAGCTTGTCGATAAAGGAAATACTGTTGTTATGATTGAACATAATCTTGATGTTATCTGTCAGTCCGATTATATAATAGATCTTGGTCCTGAAGGTGGAACAGGTGGCGGTGAGGTAATTGCTGCCGGTACTCCGGAAGAAGTTGCTCTCGTTAAAAAGAGTTACACGGGAAAGTTTATTCAGGCAATGCTTGAAAGAGAGCGGCTTAGAGATGAAAAAAATTAAATGTACTCTGATTGAAGAAAAAATAGCCTCCCTATATAATCGTTGAAAAGGTGAACTGCAGTTTTTTTCAGTCGTTAAAAAGAATCTTCCTCATTTTTTTTCTTGGTTTTGTGCTGGCTTCTGTGTATGGACAGGAGCAGAGTGTCATAAAGATTGAGAGTGCCCAGAATACTGAGTACCGTAAAAATAAAGAGACTGGCGCTGAGGAAATTATTCTTACCGGTTCTGTATCAATTTCTGTTACGAAAGGGAGTTCTGTTACAAAAATCTATGCAGATTCCGTTACCTTCAACAGAAGTACTGATATGGTGTATGCAGTAGGAAATGTTTCCCTTCAGCAGACAGGGGGAAGTGCCGGAGGACAGGATATATCCGCAAATTCCCTTTTGTTTAACACCAGTACACTTGAGGGAATCTTTGATAACGGACGGGCGGTTCAAACTCAGAGTGATGCGATTAACCTTCCTTCCGGTTCGACACTGATAGTTGCGTCAGATATTTTTGGAAGGGATTCTTCGGGAACCATAGCGTTTAAGAATGCAGAACTTACTTTCTGTGATGATGATGATCCTCACTGGAAGATATGGGCGTCGAGAATATGGCTTCTTCCTGGCGGAGAGTTTGCTTTTTTCAATGCAGTGCTGTTTGTAGGACATGTTCCTTTGCTTTATCTTCCTGCTTTTTATTATCCTAAGGATGAACTTATTTTTAATCCGAGTTTTGGTTATGATGAAAGGCTGGGGTATTATTTTAATACAACAACTTATATTTTTGGACGGAAACCTCTTGATTCTTCATCAGATGACGATGATGAGGACGACATTACAAAGGGACTGTTTAATTTTATGAAATCAACAACCCTTAAGGAACAGAAGAGGGAAGGTCTTGTCCTTCATAATCTTGATTCCGACTATAAAGGAAATACAACGGATTATTTGAAAATAATGGCGGATTACTATACGAACCTTGGTTTTATGTTCGGACTGGAGGGAGTATATAAGCCTGGCGGTATTATTTCAAATCTGTCCGGAAATATGAATATTGCTTTTACCCAGACTGTCTTTGAATCAGGCGGTGTATATACAAACTACAGTAACGGTGAGTCATATTCAGATAAATCAAATTTTCTGGGAATGGAACTTCCGTTCAGATACAGTGCCGGACTTTCTTTTTCCGTGACAAAACCTTTTACTTTTTCCCTTTCTCTTCCGGTTTATTCAGATCCGTATTTTACAGATGATTTTAATGAGCGGAGTGAGTATATTGACTGGCTTGGATTTTTGATGAATGGGGATGGAGCCGAAGAAGAAGAAACGACATCCAATACTGTCTCTTCGTTTACATGGACTGCCAGCGGTTCCTATACTTTTAAGCTTCCTGATTTTATAAAGCCTTA belongs to Treponema rectale and includes:
- a CDS encoding nucleotidyltransferase family protein, which codes for MKPTLLVLAAGMGSRYGGVKQIDAVGKNNECLLDYAAYDAQRCGFGKVVFVIRKDIEKDFRERLFDRVARNFDAEYVFQSKDSLLNDEELSRCAERTKPWGTVHAVLCAQDAVKTPFAVINSDDYYGKEAFKTLAGHLSSIKSDSTEHAMVGYVLGNTMSRSGSVSRGVCTVKDGFLDSIVENTKISYKGDGIVSEIDGKEIPLTGKEWVSMNLFGFSLKAFEEFNVYWDEFKKTSLGEAKKEALLPVAASDIVRHGHGTVKFYTSPEKWFGMTYPEDRQIVRDEIAEKIKCGYYPSVLWQK
- a CDS encoding type I phosphomannose isomerase catalytic subunit, with the protein product MLKLEAIKSEKIWGYELWFASTHPNGCQEDFKSFAGGDYPLLGKIIQADDSLSIQVHPDDEKAALYENCRGKTECWYVLDAQPDARLIYGLKKDYPPEELKFAIKGGTLESYLNYVPVKKGDFIFIPSGTVHAIGKGMRLLEIQQSSDVTYRLYDFNRGRECHVEKGIACIKNDGLLPPGPFAGSFRCPYFLLEKLCVSGSYDIRSCGKNTSPSDVMLCFILDGQGSVNGVSFAAEDAFAFSPEEDLHFEGDFTFMKITCLAE
- the lon gene encoding endopeptidase La, giving the protein MSDSTTLMPQEMNLPDKLCLLPLGGIPIFPGIFTPFMVNSNDDIKTIEEAYKGDGYVGFVLLKEDKKNPSAADLYKVGTAARIIKKTNLPDGAVNLFVSTIIRFRIKKILSSESPMVAAVEYLPDTGENSFEVKALTRALISEMREIGEANALVSEEMRMNLNNINHPGKIADFITSILNIEKTEQQKILETVDVRKRMEKVLVFIKKEQEILRVQKKIQTELNEKIEKNQREYFLREEMKSIQEELGVGNSHAGEYQKFKSKIDSFKFEGEIKETLDSELDKFQMMDSHDPDYNNIRSYLELVCSLPWNDEPVEDYNIENAEKILEKDHYGLEDVKKRILEYLAVRKLKNDGKGAVLILCGPPGVGKTSVGRSIANCMNKPFYRFSVGGEHDQAKIKGFLRTYIGAQPGQIIEGLKLSKTKAPVFMIDEVDKMNASNQGDPSAALLEVLDPEQNVTFRDTYLGLPFDLSSVFFILTANTLDTIPQPLLDRAEIIELSGYIDQEKTEIAKKYLLPKILVKDGFAKNQVKFTKEAYSLIAREYAREAGVRNYEKCMDKILRKIVLEQSQKFKDSKKSLKENLAGNTFIIGEPEVRKYLGKSVFDESQIKKADIPGTAIGLAWTSMGGDTLLLESIAYRSEKGGLQLTGQMGDVMKESAQIALNWSKQYAIAKGIKDSSWFEENTIHLHIPEGATPKDGPSAGITMATTFISLMKGKKIKPNLAMTGELSLTGQVLPIGGLREKTVAAKRNHIKTILIPKANERDLDEIPAHVKNGIRFIPVSRVEEVIDFVF
- a CDS encoding outer membrane lipoprotein-sorting protein codes for the protein MKMTSKITVLTLALLAAGSMTFAQGTGKSNEKGDEIMRIVRDFKKPDFSTSNVIMTLTDKNGKKETRAVREYGRDKDGQSSVVMMFLSPASVKDTRFLQIEKENADDDKFIYLPSLKSTRRVNASEGSKSFMGTDATYDDLSTREFDEDYHEYITTEDKNGYKNCDVVIMTPKDKKSSQYSYRKAWIYHVDEAEKIYYPVYTELYDKNNKLVKKLTVSRIEKVGDFYIPMDDKMENVQTGHSTTLEIKNVDTTTKIPDRYFTQNFLNTGK
- a CDS encoding efflux RND transporter permease subunit, with protein sequence MKFVKAFFKHPWFIIITCLILTGFFGFFLKDLKLENSMRQFFPQKNEAYTRLTDTEDKFGSMLAIGASIEADSGTILTPEYLSIIKKITDRVSLLSEVDTSKINPSEKSVDSLTHIDYLCADEYGAISPSQLIPPEYFDDNGNYIAGQEGISELKSRLTEWDDMYNRVIINDNNTAAQLQITLKTTSTYENDIESAKRALESAKESGDPDEIKTAEKNLEDTINAPSVQLEEAKKNLKKAKASKNTDELKAAEEAYENAKSYYAACNSDSVRQQNTLTAIRKIVEEECSGHNVKYKLVGEPVLSENSRKFMTADLLGLIPLVIVVVLISLYLSFKTVEGTLLPLITVVMATAISCGLMGLFGITFTLVSSVIPVALIAVGSAYGIHVLTHYYIAVKNAGNELTAETYRECVFEGLRDVWKAVILAGITTVVGFISLVTSPIEPLHSFAIFTAVGVGISLLLSVTFIPAILLVKDYRKIGQKNENSLSEKVRKRAAKVRAKIEYQLARRGGKSVDEASGNTLYLIYRFFCGTKIRLIITSAAIIVFSITGFRLLKIDTALINYFPEDCQFRKDIDYIDERFAGTNSIFFNVISPDARNYEASAETENTSDETAEEEFNFDDFNFDADTSEEDFNFDDFDFDAAIEEEAAPVTASTSITNPEILKAVDDMNAYLLAKHKGIGKIVALPTFIKRVNQVWNAPEAQEDEAGEAYREKLASTLTTQELLEKFNHAYIEAGGKYATVEGIVDILMKDTNFNGTAYYEIPYDPEKYPQDTREALSGIVANYLDSILSGSASISRFIDSTSQPQIMRITCQLRVHTTDAVESVINDAKEYAAKHFPEGYTLESTGSSDMEVVMTDMIVESQISSLALSLISVFIIITISFKSGWAGLLGAIPLAFAILLNYMIMGFAGINLDLVTSIIASLAVGVGIDYTIHFLSTYKEERSKSDDIEYVTKQTFTKSGHGIVTNALAVGFGFLVLCLSKFVVLRYIGVLVALVMFTSSFLAMTIIPGILNLLDPKFIRPAEKKSE